In a single window of the Chondrocystis sp. NIES-4102 genome:
- a CDS encoding cytochrome b/b6 domain protein, which yields MSTLKKPDLSDPELRAKLVKGMGHNYYGEPAWPNDLLYIFPVVILGTIGLVVSLAVLDPAIMGEPANPFATPLEILPEWYLYPVFQILRVVPSKLLGIVAQTAVPLGLILIPFIENVNKFQNPFRRPVATTVFLLGTVITLWLGIGATFPIDKSLTLGLF from the coding sequence ATGTCCACTTTAAAAAAGCCAGATTTAAGTGATCCAGAATTACGTGCTAAGTTGGTTAAAGGTATGGGTCACAATTATTATGGTGAACCTGCTTGGCCCAACGATTTATTGTATATTTTCCCTGTAGTAATTTTGGGTACTATCGGCTTAGTTGTTAGTTTAGCTGTGTTAGACCCTGCTATTATGGGTGAGCCTGCTAATCCTTTCGCAACTCCCTTAGAAATTTTACCTGAGTGGTATTTGTATCCAGTATTCCAAATTTTGCGCGTTGTTCCTAGTAAATTACTTGGAATTGTCGCTCAAACTGCCGTACCATTGGGTTTAATCTTGATTCCTTTTATTGAAAACGTTAACAAGTTTCAAAACCCCTTCCGTAGACCAGTAGCAACTACAGTCTTTTTATTAGGTACTGTAATTACATTATGGCTAGGGATTGGTGCAACCTTCCCTATTGACAAATCTTTAACTTTAGGATTGTTTTAA
- a CDS encoding cytochrome b/b6 domain protein, with product MFSKQVTDSKTFQWFDERLEIQAISDDISGKYVPPHVNIFYCLGGITLVCFLIQFATGFCMTFYYKPSVTEAFSSVEYIMNEVSFGWLIRSIHRWSASMMVLMMILHVFRVYLTGGFKKPRELTWITGVIMAVITVSFGVTGYSLPWDQVGYWAVKIVSGVPAAIPIVGDQLVELLRGGASVGQATLTRFYSLHTFVLPWLIAVFMLLHFLMIRKQGISGPL from the coding sequence ATGTTTTCTAAACAAGTAACTGATTCAAAAACTTTTCAATGGTTTGATGAGCGGTTGGAAATTCAAGCAATTTCTGATGACATCAGCGGTAAATATGTACCACCCCATGTAAATATCTTTTATTGCTTAGGTGGTATTACTCTAGTGTGCTTTTTAATTCAATTTGCCACTGGATTTTGCATGACTTTTTACTACAAACCCAGCGTTACCGAAGCTTTTAGTTCAGTTGAATACATCATGAACGAAGTAAGTTTTGGTTGGTTGATTCGTTCTATCCATCGCTGGTCAGCTAGCATGATGGTATTAATGATGATTCTTCATGTTTTCCGTGTCTATCTAACAGGCGGTTTCAAAAAACCTCGCGAGTTGACTTGGATTACTGGGGTAATTATGGCAGTAATTACAGTTAGCTTTGGAGTAACAGGCTATTCCTTACCTTGGGATCAAGTAGGGTATTGGGCGGTAAAAATCGTTTCTGGTGTACCTGCAGCAATTCCTATTGTTGGAGACCAATTGGTTGAGCTACTTAGAGGTGGTGCTAGTGTTGGTCAAGCTACTTTAACTCGTTTTTACAGCTTACATACATTTGTTCTTCCTTGGTTAATTGCAGTATTTATGTTGCTGCACTTCTTGATGATTCGTAAACAAGGAATTTCTGGTCCATTGTAA
- the ctpA gene encoding carboxyl-terminal processing protease, with amino-acid sequence MFKKIVSLTLLICLWVVSCLGLYVTEANAFTEDQKLLLQSWRIVNQSYLDETYNHQNWWKLREEYIKKPLRDRQETYTAIEEMLASLGDPFTRLLRPEQYHSLQVNTSGELSGVGLQINVNPETQLIEVISPLAGSPAEAAGIKPKDSILEIDGVDTRTITLDEAAAKMRGTIGTNVLLLVQSGQDKNAQPRTVKVVRDRISLNPVYIALDTSTEKKIGYVRLTQFSANAAKEIAHGVSKLEQQGAEAYILDLRNNPGGLLQAGIEIARMWLDNSTIVYTVNRQGALGSFDSNSETLTDAPLVVLVNQGTASASEILAGALQDNQRALLVGEKTFGKGLIQSLFELPDGAGLAVTVAKYETPNHRDINKLGIVPDNVVSQEPITYAQIATQADQQYQEALKLLTTKKNVVANAA; translated from the coding sequence ATGTTCAAAAAAATAGTTTCCTTGACTCTGTTGATATGCTTGTGGGTTGTATCCTGTCTTGGTTTATACGTAACAGAAGCAAATGCCTTTACCGAAGATCAAAAGCTGTTACTGCAATCTTGGCGCATTGTTAACCAGTCCTATTTAGATGAAACGTACAATCATCAAAATTGGTGGAAACTAAGGGAAGAATATATTAAAAAGCCTCTACGCGATCGCCAGGAAACCTATACGGCTATAGAGGAAATGTTGGCAAGTTTGGGAGATCCTTTTACTCGGCTTTTAAGACCTGAACAATATCATAGTTTACAGGTGAATACTTCAGGGGAACTTTCGGGAGTGGGTTTACAGATCAATGTAAATCCCGAAACTCAATTAATTGAGGTGATTTCTCCTTTGGCAGGTTCTCCAGCAGAGGCTGCTGGGATTAAACCGAAAGATTCTATTTTAGAAATTGACGGCGTTGATACTAGAACTATCACCCTAGATGAAGCAGCAGCAAAAATGCGCGGGACTATAGGTACAAATGTGTTACTTTTGGTTCAATCAGGTCAAGACAAAAATGCTCAACCTCGGACAGTTAAGGTAGTTCGCGATCGCATTTCTCTTAACCCTGTATATATTGCTTTAGATACAAGTACTGAAAAAAAGATTGGCTATGTTCGTCTGACTCAATTTAGTGCTAATGCTGCTAAAGAAATTGCCCACGGCGTGAGTAAATTAGAGCAACAAGGAGCAGAAGCCTATATTTTAGACCTACGCAACAACCCTGGAGGATTACTACAAGCTGGAATAGAAATTGCTCGGATGTGGCTTGATAATAGCACAATTGTTTATACGGTTAATCGCCAAGGTGCTTTAGGTAGTTTTGACTCTAATAGTGAAACCTTAACGGATGCGCCTTTAGTTGTTCTGGTAAATCAGGGTACAGCCAGTGCTAGTGAAATTTTGGCTGGGGCGTTGCAAGATAATCAGCGAGCTTTATTAGTTGGAGAAAAAACTTTCGGTAAAGGATTGATTCAATCTTTATTTGAATTACCTGATGGAGCAGGATTAGCGGTTACAGTGGCTAAATATGAAACTCCTAATCATAGAGATATTAACAAGTTAGGAATTGTGCCTGATAATGTGGTATCTCAAGAACCAATTACCTACGCCCAAATTGCTACACAAGCAGATCAACAGTACCAAGAGGCTTTAAAATTGTTAACCACTAAGAAAAATGTTGTGGCTAATGCAGCATAA